The following nucleotide sequence is from Synechococcus sp. CBW1004.
CGCACTTCTTCCATACCCACGAGGCGGCCCTGCGGGCGGCGATCGAGCTGCACCGACTCGGCTCCGGCAGCTTCGATGTGGTGAAGGTCGACTGAAGCGACAGGCCTGGGGACGGCTCGGCTTCAAAGCGTGGCGAGGGCGCTGCCGCGCCAGCCGGACTCGATAGCGTTCTCGCAGACGGTTTCGACACCATGAAACGCCACCACCAGCGCACGCTGGAGGCCCTGTTCGCCCATCCGCTCCAGCATTCGATCCGGGTCTCCAAGGTGGAGGCGCTGCTGCGCGTGCTGGGTGCCGAGGTGGAGGAACGGGCCGACCATCGCCTGCACATCCGCATGCCCGCCGGCCAGGAGACCTGGCTGCACAGCGGCGGCGGCCCTCACCATCCCGACCTCGACGGCGAGGCCGTGGTGCGGCTGCGCCAGTTCCTGCGCGACGCGGGCGTCACCCCCGACCACCCGGTCGCCGATGGCCCATCGCCCCGTGGCGACCAGAGCCACCGCCTGGTGCTGCTGCTCAACCACCGCCACACCGACGTCTATCGCCTTGAAGGCGACGAGGTGGAGCATGCGGTGCTGCATCCGCATGGCATCTGGGGCAGCGATCAGAACCTCACCCATCGCCACGACCGCGATCAGGCCGGCCAGAAAGCGCCGCTCGACAACGACTACCTGGCGCGCATCACCGCCGCCATGGCCGACGCCGACGCGGTGCTGCTGCTGGGCCACGGCACCGGATCGAGCGACCTGCGCCAGGTGCTGCTGCGCTACCTGGAGACCCACCGCCGCGATCTGCTGGCCCACATCTCCGGGATCGAAACCGTTGACGACTCGGCCCTGAGCGAGGCCGGCCTGCTGGCGGTGGCCCGCGCCCACTTCGGCAACCTGCCGCACCGCCACCCGGTGGTGACACCCGGCCTGGAGCAGCAGCCCGGCTGAGCGCCGCGGCCGGCGGGGGCGCTCCGGCTCAGGGCGACGGCGACGCGTGCGGGTACACCTGCAGCCAGTCCCGCGCCATGTCCACCACGATCCAGCCCCGCTCGCGGGCCCGATCGAGCGCCTTGGCGAGCCGGCCAACCCGGCTGTCGCGGTCATAGGCCCATTCCCGGCGGGCGTCGTTGTGGTGCACCAGAAGAGCCAGGCGCGGGCCGGTCCCGGCGGTGGCCCACTCGAGCATCTGCAGGTCGCCGTCGGAGTTGCCGAAGGCCGCCACGGGCCGGCGGCCGAGCACCTGCTGAATCGCAATCGGCTTGTTGGGCCCATCTGTCACCGCCTCGATCGCAGGCAGGCGCAGGAGGCGCGGTGCCTGGCCAGGTGCATGGGTCCAGGCGAGCGCCAGCCTCGTGCCGATCACCTGCTCGGGCGGGATGCCGTACACCACCTCGCTCCAAGGCCGCATGAACTCCGTGTCGCCACCGGAGACGATCACCGTGCGGAAACCGGCTGAGCGCAGCAGGGCCAGCAGCTCCAGCATCGGCTGGAACACCATCGCCGTGTACGGCAACCCTGTGCGCGGATGGCGGGCCGTGGCCAGCCAGCGGCGCACCTCGGCGGCGTAGGCGTCGGTGTCCATGCCGGCGGAGCAGACCGGCAGCAGCGTCGCCAGCGCCGTCGCCCCCTGGGCCAGCAGGGCATCCACATCACCGCGCAACGCCGAGGCGTAGGGCTCCTGCCGGCGCCACTCTGCAGGCACAGGCGCCATGGCCTGGATCCTGTCCACGCAGAACTGGAAGGGGAAATACAGGGGCTGCTCACTCCAGAGGGTGCCGTCGTTGTCGAACACGGCCAGGCGCTCCTGCGGTGGGATCGCCCCGGGGCCCGTCGGCAGGGTCGCCCGCCGCACGAAGCGCAGCAGGGCGGTCTTGGTGCGACCCCCGCGCCAGGAGGGAAGGGGATCGGCAGCCGCAGCAACAGGGGGAGCCGTCGGCGCGGCGGAGGGAGAGGGCGCTGCGACCTGAGCCACCGAGGCAGGCGAGGGAGCGGCGGCGGCGATCAGGCTCAGGGCCAGGCCCGCCGCCGTGGCGCGCAGACAACGCATCGGCTCACTCCCGAGGCGAGAGGCGGCCCGACCGTAGGCACGGGACGCTCCAGGAGCCCGTCCCCCTTGCCAGGGCGGAACCGCCCTGCGACGCAGCCACCGGCGTCCTGACCAGGCGAGCGCGGCCCTCAGTCAGGGCCAGCCGGCTGACGGGGCTCATCGGTCGGGCGCACGGATGTCGCCCAGGAGCCGACGCCCCTGCAGCGGCTCCAGCCACAGCAGCACCGCCAGCCAGTGGATCAGCACCGCCCACCACAGCGAGCCGGTGATGCTGTAAGCCAGGGCGCAGACCAGGCCCAGCAGGCTGCACTGGAGCAGGAAGCGCGGATCGTCGAACAGCAGGCGCCCCTGCGGATACCAGAGGCGGCCCGCCAGGGGGTGATACAGCACGAACAGGCCGGTGCTCAGCGCGATCCAGGGCCCCACCTGCAGCGGTGTCAGCCCGGCCAGGGGATGGGGCAGCAGCAGCCCCCGGAACAGCAGCTCCTCGCCGAAGGCGGGCATCAGCGCAGTGGCCACGCCGCGCCGGAGCAAGCGGGGCAGCGGCGGCCAGCTCCAGGTGCGCGGCAGCAGACCATCGCGCCGGCCGAGCCACAGGGCCAGCGGCGCATAGACCGCCAGGAGCAGCAGCGGCCAGGCGATGCCGGCGGCCTGCGGTGGCGGGAACAGGGCGTCGCCGAGGCGGGCCACCAGGGTGCCGGCCACCGGCAGCTGGCCCAGAAGGATGGTGGGTGCGACGGGCTCCAGGCGGGGATCAGCGCCGGGGATCTGGTTGGTGCGCAGCAGTTGCAGGGGCAGGCCGGCCCGGAGCAGTTCGGCCGCGAGGCTGTCGTGGGCGCCGCGAGGCAGCAGCGACCGCCAGCTGAGCAGCACATCCAGAGGCTTCTGACTGGCCTGGAACGTCCCGCGCTCGCCCGCCAGCACCAGGCGGCTGTTGTGCACCCAGTCGGCGCGCACCCGGCCGAAGGGGGTGAGCAGATGGTCGAGAGCCTGGCCCAGCCGTCGCAGACGCTCGCGCTCGGCCGCGCTGGCCGGCACGACGGCTTGCCGGGCAGGCGGATCCACGAGCGAGACCTCCGCCTGCCCAGGGCCCTGCTGCTGCAGCTGCTGCAGGGCGATCCACAGGGCCTGGGCGGAATCCTGCACGCAGGAGGTGGCGGCGGTCACCAGCGCCACCCCCCGGCCATCGCCGCTGCGGTAGCGCGCCGCCAGCAGCTCCGCCTGCAGGGCGATGGCATCGAGCACCTGCGGGCCGAGCGGGATCAGCGCATCGGAGAAGGGGCGCGTGCCGAGCCAGCCGCGCTGCAGATTGCCGCCGTAGGCACTCCAGTCCTGGCTGCCGGCGACGATGCCGTTGGGATTGTTGGCATAGATCTGGTGGTACCGGATCTGCAGGCGCGGCTGGCCGCTGAACGGATCCTCCACCACGCGGGCCTCGCCGAAGGCGAAGTGGCCGGTGACGGTCCAGCCCGAGACCGGTTCGCCATCAGCGCCGCCGATGCCGCCGAACAGATGCATCAGCAGGGCCCGATCGCCCGGCTGCCATTGCAGCGGGGCCGCCCCGTCAGGCAGCAGGGCGGTGCTGGCGAGGGTGCCGCGGATCAGCTGCGGCGGACTCCAGCTGCTGCGCAACAGCCCAGAGAGGCTGGCCTCGGTGCCGCGGATCTGCTGCCGGGGCCGGGGCGTGAGCAGGGCGCGCGGCTCGAGCGCCTGAGCGGTGAACACACCGTCAGCGGCGGGGGCTCCCTGGATCCACCAGCCCTCGCGATTCGCCTCCGATCGCTCCAGGCCGCTGGGATCGAACATCCTCCGGCCGAAGCGGTCGGGTGGCAGCAGCGGCACGCGGATCGTCTCGCGCGGACCATCGAAACGACCGCTCCGGCGGTCGTAGTGACGCACCCACCACAGACCATCCGTCTGGCTGTCGTTCGCACGGCCCTCGAAGCGCACCAGAGCCTGCCAGCGGCCGCTGATCTGCACCGGAGGCCGGGCGATGCGCACCTGGTCGCCACGGCGCTGCACACCCTCCAGAAGCACCGTGAGGTCATCGGCGGGCCTGGCCCCCGCCAGCGACTGCAGCGGCCCTACCTGCCCGCGGCCGTCGAGGCGGCTGGGCACCACATCGCCGCGAGCGGCCAAGCGGCGGGCGGCCTCTCCGAAACGGATGTCGGTGGTGACGGCCCGCACCAGGCGTTGCAGCGCCGGATCCTCGGCCCAGAGCAGGCGCAGGCGCCGGCCGACCCAGTCCTGGGCATCGGCCGGGGCCTGCTCCAGCTCGATCCACACCCAGTCCTCGCGCGGGGCCACAGGGCCGGCCAGCTCCTCCGGGGTCGGGAGAATCAGCCGGCCGAGCCACTCGGCACTGGGGCGGTAAAGATCAGCGCGGGGCCTCAGGCTGAGCGGATAGCTCTCTGGCCGACTCCAGGGGGACTGCAGCGCCAGGGCCTCGCTGCTCACGGGCAGCGGCTGGGTGGGGGTGCCCACGGACGGAGGCGAGGCGGCCGATGGCAGCCAGGCCAGCCCGCTCAGCAGCAGACCGCAGGCCAGGACGAGCGCCAGAACGACTCGCTGGACGCAGGTCAACCGGAGCCGCAGACCTGGCAGCGAAGCCCTGAATCGGCCCGAAGCCACCGGCGACCCGAAGCGATGGTGGCGGACCTGGCGCACAGCTTGATTCGACCGGGCTGACGCTAGCCGCGATGGCGACCGGCTCAGGCATCGCGCTGCTCGACGCTGGCGCGGATCCTGGCGACGAGCGACCTCCAGGAGGTCAACACCTGCGGGGCAGGCAGACGCGCAGGTGATCCAGGGAACGACGGAATCTGCGCGCAGGACTGGGTGGAGGGATATCTGGAGCGGGCGGAGATCCCATGAACTGCCGGCCGCTTTTCAGGTGAGGAGGCTGGCCAGCGAAGGCAGTCCACCCTGCTCACCCTCGTCTGGACTGCGGAGCGACATGAACCATCAAGAGTGCGAACGGCCGGCCCCGGGCACTTGATCGCATGCAGAGGCTTCCGTTAACAGACAGGGTCAGAATCAGATGTAAACTGAAGCGCGTCATATTGATGGACCGGCCTGATGCGAGTTGCCAGGCTACGCCTATTGTCATCGTGGTTACCACAGCAATGGTCACGACGACAGGCACGGTATCGGTCGCGAGTCCGCAGCCCATCGGGACAGCAACGGCCGTCGAGACGTCGCTGGCGGCTCCAGGCCTGCATGACGCTGCTGCTTCTGATGGTGGGCCTGGGATGCATCCACCGTGGCAGCTGGTCAACGGCCGATGCTCAGTCCGCGGAGACACAGACAGTGGCCGCACCGATCTTGCGGATGGATCGCGAGGATCCATCCACTCTTCCGAGTGAGATTGGCAGTGTCGACAGCAGGCCGACAACACCTGCAAGCCCGGGAGTCCTCCAGATCGGAGCCTACGTCACCAATATCAGCGATATCGATCTACTGGAAGATCGCTTTTCCATCGAGATGCTGATCTGGAGCCTATGGAACGGCGACCAGGCCAGCGATCCCAGCGATTCACTGATCGTTCTGAACGGCATCTATGACAATGATATCCAGCGCTTTGACAACGTACGCAGCGCCAGCCAGGGAGACAGCACCTGGGCCCTGCATCGGGTGCGCTCAGGTGTGGTCAATCGCTGGAAGCTGAAGAGCTATCCCTTTGACGACCAATTGCTGCACGTGGAGATCGGGCTCGCCGACCCCCTGGCCGATGTGCAACTGGAGGCAGCGGAGTCCGATCCCATAGCCGTCAGTCCTGGTCTCCATCTTCCCGGCTGGCTACTGAAGGAAAGCAGCGCTTATCCGACCTCCCTCAGCCTGATGAGCGACCTGGGAACGAAGACAAAATCGGGGCAGGCGATTCACCGGCAGTCGACCATCTCCTTTGACATGACAATTCAGCGCCGCAGCCTGCTCTACCTTGCACCTGACTTCCTTGGTTATATCCTGGCCATTGGCCTCTGCTGCCTGAGCCTGGTGATCAGTCGCAGCCGCGACGACCTGATTCTTGCTGCCGTGGTTTCAGCCGCCGGCAATTATGTGTTCATCGCAGGCAAACTCCCCGTCTCCGCCATGGCCGGATTCATCGGCAACCTGCAGATCATCATCTTCTTCGGGATCCTCTATGTCATCGCCATTGACGAGCTGCTGAATGAACACCTCATTCGCTGGACCAGTCGCACCGCCACCCTTCTGCGCATCAGCCTGCTACCCAGTTATCTGGGGCTGACACTGCTGGGGGTGGCCTTGATCATCCCGCCGGCACGCTCCTGAGCCGCATCAGCATGACCGAGCCGCACAGCGGAACCTCCTCCGGCAGCGCGGAGAAGTCCACCCCAGACGTGACGCAGACCTCCCAGGCTGCATCGGCGCCAGCAGCAACCGACAGCGGCTGGCTGCACGGTCGACGCACCCTGCTCTCGACCATCACCACACTGGTGGTCGTGGTGATCGGCTACGGATTGATCGCCCTGCGCCTCCAGAGCCGCGAGACGATCAGCGAACAGCATGTGCTTCGGGCCACGGAGGTGAGAAACCTGCCGGCCGGCACCCTGCCGGTGGTGCTCGCCCGGGATGACGGAGTCGCGGCCAGTGGCTTCAATTATCAGCTGCTGCAGTTGGTGCTGCAGCAGAGCGGAGTTCCCCATGCGATCGGGCTGACAGCTTCCGTGCATCCTCAGGATGAGGTGGTGGAGGCATTGGCCTCCGGCAGCATCGGTGGCAGCCGAAATCCTGAGGCGATCACGGTGGCCATGCTGGGCGCCGGCAGATCGCTGAGCCGGCGGTTGCAGCCTGTGCCGATACCCGTCAGCGGCGGACTCCTGGGCCTGCGGGTGGGTTGGATCCATCGCGATCGGACGCCGTTGACAGCCTCGATCCGAACGCCGCAGCAGCTTCAGGAGCTGGTGCTGCTCCAAGGCGTGGGCTGGAAGGATGTGAAGGTGCTCGACCAGGCAGGTATGCGGACCTACACCACCCGGCCGCGGGAGCTGCTGCGGTTGGTGCATTACAACCGCGTTGATCTCTATCCTCGCGGCGTGACGGAACTGGAGCGAGAACATCCCGAGGTTCTGCGCGACGCCCCCAACGTCGTTGTCGATCCACACGTGATGATTGTCTATCCTTTTGCGGGATTCTTTCATGTCAGCCGCAACAATCCTGACCTTGCGCAGGCGATCAAGACAGGCTTCCGACGGGCGATCGCCAACGGGTCCTATCAACGCTTGCTCGAAAAGCACCTCTTTACCCCCTGGCTGAAACAGCAGCTGGACTTACCGCAGCGCCGTCTGATCTACCTCCCCAACCCAGACGCAGAGGAGCTGTTCAGGGATGTGGATCCAAACCACTGGATCCTGCCCTGGCATCAGCTGGAACGTGGCACGCTCAGCCGGGGCGACCAGCTCTGCAGGCTCCCCCGTTGGCGCCTGTTGTGTGACAGCGGCCGGCGATCCCAGCAGCGGCCCACACCACCGACGAGCGCCCCAAGCTGATCGCGGTGAAGCGCCGACAGGCCCGGCAGAAGGCACACGACCTCCAGGTCGACGCCAATGAACATGGCGTCAATCAGCCCCTGCGTTCGAACCGATGATGACCCTGCCCGGGCTCCGGGATGGGGCCCCTGGCTGCGCCGTTCGCAGCCCTGTGGCGCCATCACACCCGTCCTTCGCACGCATCCCCCTGGACTCTCCCGATCCTGTCCATAGCGTGGTCAGAACTTGGATCTGAGCCGCGTCACCGCGAAGCTGACCCTGCACGCCAAGTCTCCCGACGTCCCCACCGCAGACGCGTCAGCATCGGGGGTGATCGCCAGCGCCAACGCAAGCCACCACTGAGCCCTCCCACCAGCTCCATTCCTCCATGCCCCCCTCCCCGCTGCGCTTCCTCCATACCGCCGACTGGCAGCTGGGCAAGCCCTTCGCCCGCGTCAGCGATCCCGACAAGCGGGCGCTGCTGCGACAGGAGCGACTGGCGGCGATCGGTCGCATCGGGAGCGTGGCTCACCAGCACGGCGCCAGCTTCGTGCTGGTGGCAGGCGACCTCTTCGACACCCACCAGCCCACCCATGCCGACATTTCGGCCGCCTGCAGCGCCATCGGCGCCATCGAGCTGCCGGTGCTGGTGATCCCCGGCAACCATGACCATGGCGGTGCAGGAAGCCTCTGGCACGAGCGCTACTTCCTGCAGGACTGCCGCCAGCTGGCCCCCAACCTGACCGTGCTGCTGGAGCGCCGGCCCTTCGAGCTGCGCCAGCTGGGACTGGCCGCTGGGGTGCTGCTGCCCTGCCCGCTGCTGCGCAAGGCCGAACCGGTGGATCCCACCGCCTGGCTGCGCACTCTGGACTTCTCCGCCTGGGCTGATCAGCCGCGCATCGTGCTCGGCCATGGCTCGATCCAGGGCTTCGGGGCGGAGGAGAACGACACGGACGACGAGAACCCGCCGGTGCCCACCAACCGGATCGACCTGGCGGCGCTGCCGGCCCGGGAGATCGACTACGTCGCTCTGGGCGACTGGCATGGGCTCAAGCAGGTGGGCCCATGCGCCTGGTACAGCGGCTGCCATGAGATGGACCGCTTCCCACGAGCCGCCGACTACCGCTCCGGCCAGGTGCTGGTGGTGGAGGCCCACCGCGGCGCGGCGCCCGACGTCACGGAGGTGCCCACCGGCGGCATCCAGTGGCACCAGTTGCAGCACCGCTTCAACAGCGATGACGACCTGAAGCAGCTGGAGCAGCGACTGCGCGATCGCATCGGCACGCGCAGCAACCAGGACCTGCTGCTGCTGGAGCTTGACGGCAGTCTCAGCCTCGCTGCCGCCGCGCGCCTGCAGGAGCTGCTGCAGCGGCTGGACGCCCGCCTGATCCGCCTCAAGCGCCGCGATCGCACCAGCGTCGCCCCCGATGCCGCAGAGCTGCGCCAGCTCATCGAACGGGCGTGCGATCCACTCGTGGCCCGGGTGGCCCTGCGCCTGCAGCAGCTGGCAGCCCTGGACGACGACCAGGCCGAGCTGGCACGCATGGGCCTGCGTGAGCTGCACCGCGCCTGCGTCAGCCGCTGAGGGCAGCCCCCCCGATGGGCCGCCAGCAGCGAGCCAAGGCAAATCCAATGCTTACCAGGCAGGACGCCGATCAGCCCCTGCGCCCTGATCCTCAAGTCGCGGCCAACACCTCAGCGACCCATCAACACAGAACCGCGCGATTCGCCCACCTGTTCCTCCCCTTCTCGTTCCTCAGCCAGCCATGCGTCTGCTCTCCGCCCGCATCCGCGACTACCGCCTGCATCGCGACCTGACGCTGGACTTCGACCCGCACTTCACCGTGATCGCCGGAGCGAACCAGTCGGGCAAGAGCACCCTCGCGGAGGCCCTGCACCGAGCCCTGTTTCTGCCGGCGAAGACCGGTGGGGAGGTGCACAAGGGCATGCGCAGCGATCCCTTCCGCACCGAGCCGGAGGTGGAGCTGGATTTCGAGGCCGGCGGCGAACGCTGGCAGCTCTCCAAGCGCTTCGCCGCCACGCGCGGCAGCGTCTCGCTGCGCGACAGCGGCGGCCGCAGCCTGCAGGGCGATGAGGCCGAGGAGAAGCTGGCGGCCCTGATCGGTACCGCCGCAGTGGATCGCACGACGGCGGCGGCCAGGCAGCTCAAGGACCGCTGGGGCCATCTCTGGGTATGGCAGGGCTCCGCCAGCGGCAATCCTCTGGCCCTCAGCGCCCAGGCCTACGACCACGACCGGCTGGTGGAACGGCTGCAGGCCGGCTCCGATCTGAGCGTCACCTCCGAGCTGGATCTGGCCGTGCTGGAGGATATCCAGCACCGCTGGAGTGCGATCCACACCGCTGGCGGCGCCAACCGCCAGCCCCAGGTGCGCAAGGGATCCCCCCTGCAGCTGGCCCGGGCCGCCAGCCACCAGGCGCAGAGGGATCTGGAGGCAATCGAGGCGCTGATCGCCCGGCAACGCGAGGACGAGCAGGCGTTTCAGCAGGCCTCCGACATCCTGGCCCAACTCGGCCAGGCGCTGCCGCTGGAGCGCCAGCAGCGCCTGGCCCTGCAGGAACGGCTGGCCCGCAGCGGCGAGCTCGAAGCGCAGCTCACCATCCAGCAGCCGCTGCTGGATGAAGTGATCAAGAACCTGGCGGCCCTGGTGCAGGACCGGGACCAGCTGCGGCAGGAAGGACAGAGGTCCGAGGCGCTGACCGCGGCGCAGGCCCCGGCGCTGGCCAGGCTGCAGGAGCTGCGCGAGCAGCAACCGGCCCTGGAAAGCGGCCTGCAACAGCTGGAGGCCCAGCTCCAGGGCCAGCTGCAGGCCAACACCCAGGCCACCGGCGAAGCACGGGCGATCGAGGCCCGTCTGCAGCGACTGCGGCTGCGCCAGGAGCAGCAGCGGATCCGCGGTCAGCTGGAGCTGCTGGAGCAGCTGCGCGGGCAATTCCGGCAGCGCAGCGCTGAACTGGAGGCGCTGCCGGAGATCGACGCGGCCGGGGTGGAGCACCTGCGCCGGTTGGAGGCCTCGGTGCAGGCCGCCCGGGTGCGCTGCGAATCGCTGTCGGCAGGCATCGAGGTGATCCGCGCCGGCCAGCCGCTGCGGCTCGACGGCGAAGCGCTGGAGATCGGTGGCAGCCGCCTGCTCTCCCAACCGGCGGTGCTGCAGGTGGGCACCGATGTGGAGCTGCGCCTCCTCCCCGGGGGCGGCACCAGCACGGTCGATGCGTCCCAGGCTCTGGAGCGCGCCCGCCAGGCCCTGGCCAGGGATCTGGAGGCCCTGAAGCTGCCCAGCCTGGAAGCGGCCGCCCAGGCGGAACGGCGCCGCAGCGAGGTGCTGGCGGAACGGCAGAGGCTGGTGGAGCAGGCCCGCGCCCAGGGCGACGACGCCCGACTGCGCCAGCGGCTGGCCGCGATCGCTCAGGAGCTGCAGGTGCTGCCACCGCCGCAGGAGGCCGACGACCTCGACGAGACGGAGCTGGCCGACGGTGAGAGGCTGCAGAGCCGCCTCGCGTCACTTGAGGAAGCCCTGCGCGAGGCGCGCGCTCGCCGCGATCAGGCCCAGGCGGCGCAGCAGGCACAGCAGAGTCAACTGCAGAAAGCCAGCCAGGCTCTGGAGGCCCAGCGCAGGGCGGTCCAGGCGCTGGAGCAGGAGCTGCGCGAACAGCAGAACCAGCTGCTGGAGGCCCGCACCCGCTGCGACGCGCTGCTTCAGCGGCATGGCTCCGAGGAGCAGCTGCACCAGGCGATCGCCCTGCTGGAGCAGCGACAGGGGCAGTTACAGACGGCGCTCAGTGCCCTTCGCACGGAACTTGAGGCCCTCGATCCGGCGGGCCTCAGGGCCGAGGATCAGCGCCTGGCCCTGCGGATCACCGAGCTGGAGCAACAGGAGCGGCAGGTCACCGAGGCGCGCATCCGCGCCGAGGAACGCCTGCAGGGCGATGGCCAGACCGATCTGCAGGCGGAGCGGGAGCAGAAGCAGGCCGAGCTCGAATCGCACATGCAGGAGCAGCAGCGGCTGGAGCAGGAGGCCGGCATGCTGACGCTCCTGCGGCGCCTGCTGGAGGAGGAGCAGAACGCCATGAGCAGCCAGTACACGGCACCGATGCTCAGCCGCATCGGCCGCTACCTGGCCCACGTGTTCCCGCAGCCACCGGAGGTGCACCTGGCCTATGACGCCAGGGGTGGCTTCCAGGGCCTGCAGTGGCGCCGTGGCGATGAGGCGGCCTTCCGGTTCGAGGACCTGAGCACCGGAGCGCGCGAGCAGTTCGCGGCGGCGTTGCGGGTCTCGATGGCTGAAGTGCTGGCCGAGGCCTACGACGGCAGCCTGCCGGTGCTGTTCGACGACGCCTTCGCCAACTCCGACCCGGAACGCCAGCGGGGTGTGCATCGCATGCTGCAGCAGGCGGCCGGGCAGGGTCTGCAGGTGATCCTGCTCAGCTGCGATGCCGACCGCTGCCAGGAGATCGACGGGGCCCGCCAGATCCGGCTGGGAGCGTGACCCCCCAGGAGCGGAGGGGCGGCAGGGGGATTCCGCTTCTCCCAACAGCAGAGGGCATCGCAGCGGGGCAGGTCATGGAGACCAGGGGTTGTGCCAGGCGATCCGATCTCCATAGCGTGTGAGCAGTCGCAGCTCCATCGTGCCCGACCCGTCCCGCCCTGCCGGCAGGCGAAGCCTCCCCAGCCGCCACCAGCTGGCCGCCCAGGCCGACCACGCCTGGCAGCTGCTGCGCCGCACTCCGCCGCTGGTGGTCGCGATGGCGGTGCTGAGCGTGGGCCTGATCGGCGCCACCGGGGTGCTGGTCAAGGGTGTCCGCCGCGCCAACGACACGATCACGGTCACCGGTGCCAGCACCGAACGCATCCGCAGCGACCACGTCGACTGGACGGTGGATGTGTTCCAGAGCGGTGGCAGCCAGCAGGCCTCGTACCAGGGCCTGCAGCCATCGGTGCAGCGCACCATGGCCTTCCTCAGGGCCGAGGGCGTCCAGGAGGAAGAACTCACCCTCGGGGCCCTGCGATCCGAACGGGAGGACGTGCGCGATCCCCGCAGCGGCGAGATCCGCTCCACGACCTGGACCACCACACAACCGGTGCTGATCGGCAGCGACGACGTGGAGCGCATCCGGGCGATCAGCGGCCGCATCGGGGAATTGATCGGCCAGGGGGTGCCGCTGAGGAGCCAGCCGCCCGCCTACACCTACACGAAACTCGCCGAGAAGCGGGTGGACATGCTGGCCAAGGCCACCCGCGATGCCCGCAGCCGTGCCCGCGCCATCGCCGCCGAAGCGGGAGCTGGTGTCGGAGCGATCACCAACGCCGATACCGGCATCTTTCAGATCACCGCCCCCAACTCCACCGAGACCAGCGACAGCGGCAGCTACGACACCAGCACGATCGACAAGGACATCACCGCCGTGATGGCGGTCACCTTCCGGGTGGAGTGAACGGGCGCTGGGGCTGACGTCGCCGGCATTCCACCATCCGTCAGCCCCAGCGCCCAGAGCAGGTCGCCACAAAGAGAGCACTGCTGGCTCACCGTGGCCTCAGGGAGATCGCCGGCGTGAATCGAGCCCCCCGACGCGCGGAACGGGGACCAGGTGGTTCAGCCGCAGGGTTGAGCTGATGTCATGCAGTGGGCCGCCAGTTCGGCCAGCCAGCCCCGCAGGCGTTCGATAGACTCGGGCCTCAGACTGTAGTACACCCAACGGCCGCTCTGACGATCCGCCAGCAGCCCCGCCTCCTTGAGCACCTTGAGGTGAAAGGAGAGCTTCGACTGGGCCAGGCCCAGATCCTCCGTGAGGTCGCAGACACAGCGCTCACCGCCGGCGAGAGCCTCGATCACCTGCAGGCGGATCGGCTCGGCCAGGGCCTTGAGCAGTTGACGGGCCTCATCAACCGGAACGGCAGACGACGCCGACGAGGAGGCAAGCGGCACAGGCGCAGCAGGGCGACTCG
It contains:
- a CDS encoding SIMPL domain-containing protein (The SIMPL domain is named for its presence in mouse protein SIMPL (signalling molecule that associates with mouse pelle-like kinase). Bacterial member BP26, from Brucella, was shown to assemble into a channel-like structure, while YggE from E. coli has been associated with resistance to oxidative stress.); translated protein: MAVLSVGLIGATGVLVKGVRRANDTITVTGASTERIRSDHVDWTVDVFQSGGSQQASYQGLQPSVQRTMAFLRAEGVQEEELTLGALRSEREDVRDPRSGEIRSTTWTTTQPVLIGSDDVERIRAISGRIGELIGQGVPLRSQPPAYTYTKLAEKRVDMLAKATRDARSRARAIAAEAGAGVGAITNADTGIFQITAPNSTETSDSGSYDTSTIDKDITAVMAVTFRVE
- a CDS encoding helix-turn-helix transcriptional regulator; the encoded protein is MPLASSSASSAVPVDEARQLLKALAEPIRLQVIEALAGGERCVCDLTEDLGLAQSKLSFHLKVLKEAGLLADRQSGRWVYYSLRPESIERLRGWLAELAAHCMTSAQPCG